One genomic segment of Pseudodesulfovibrio sp. JC047 includes these proteins:
- a CDS encoding FadR/GntR family transcriptional regulator → MGGKPKKDTSHRNQGRCEDVVATIKREILLKQYVPGDALLREELLAKRYGVSRTMVREALGVLKTQGYLESKRGKSGGTFVKNIIESSAMGNLFGDLILMGSMSINDLLAARLLIEPEGCRLAAMNASPRDLQKLEDIIQLVSTESDEIKKTEANVKFHIQIGKLSGNPFYEMSIRSFMSFTTMFTQKLGSAAVKIHNDSDHQKILDALKARDPQLVYEVMYVHVSGMKENMVSMEKMLRDAHLG, encoded by the coding sequence ATGGGTGGCAAGCCGAAGAAAGACACATCTCACCGGAATCAAGGCCGATGCGAAGATGTCGTTGCGACCATCAAACGCGAAATTCTCCTCAAACAGTATGTGCCGGGCGACGCCTTGCTCCGCGAGGAGTTGCTCGCCAAACGGTACGGTGTCAGCCGGACCATGGTCCGAGAAGCCCTCGGGGTGTTGAAAACCCAGGGGTATCTGGAATCCAAACGGGGCAAAAGCGGCGGGACATTTGTCAAGAACATCATCGAATCCAGTGCGATGGGGAACCTTTTTGGCGACCTGATACTCATGGGTTCCATGAGTATCAACGACCTGCTTGCGGCCCGGTTGCTCATTGAGCCTGAAGGATGCCGTCTGGCAGCCATGAATGCCTCGCCCCGCGACTTGCAAAAACTTGAAGACATCATTCAACTCGTCTCCACCGAAAGCGACGAGATCAAGAAAACCGAAGCGAACGTCAAATTTCACATCCAGATCGGCAAACTCAGCGGCAATCCCTTTTATGAGATGTCGATCCGCAGTTTCATGAGCTTCACAACAATGTTTACCCAAAAACTCGGGTCGGCTGCCGTCAAGATTCACAATGATTCTGACCACCAAAAGATTCTGGACGCATTGAAGGCCCGTGATCCTCAGCTTGTCTATGAAGTCATGTACGTCCACGTCTCGGGTATGAAGGAAAACATGGTGTCCATGGAAAAAATGCTTCGTGACGCCCATCTCGGTTAA
- a CDS encoding 2-oxoacid:acceptor oxidoreductase family protein, producing the protein MNPIKKLCTSEAGKATVLQGNIAFAVGCVRSGIHAVDGYPGTPSTEVIDKGLSNVQDLIEVGWSVSEATAVAVAHGHSMAGNDCVVTMKIPGLFQAGDLLTSSAFFTEERGALVYYVAADFTPSSTQHLVDPRPLIRSSFIPVFEPRNHQELHIASEIAANISREYRTPCVILVSGTLCHSEGLVRLTEQKTRERAAVTVPLSEFNTLPVVARKNYDLVVTERWPALKTMAEQSPLNVWEKGAGKVGIITCGAGDIMVREVRQSLGKDFDILSLGLTVPLPMERIREFHAAIDGPVYVVEDGYRYLQEAIEREGLAVVGKAETDTRTEWDPASVSALLGYPLEETLVHGVEPLKRPPMICAGCPYRLFGETVRQMKKKGEIEASFGDIGCNTLLHFMDAVDTGLAMGASEGNRMGYVLANPDKAAKCISVLGDGTECHSGLDATRNTLFRNVPGVKVILDNNWTAMTGGQPGPTSPVNLAGHENSFDLQKTLAAHGAQVIEASGYDRKAIRRGLTEALANAEKGEFTTLVVTGSCIRKVPKSAYGTKMTVNADICKRCGLCQICPGIQADKDGLPSFNNLCTGCVSQAAACAQMCPVKAISVAEPSETETSARVTLPDAPETLILPEKSALSLPERLAVAIRGVGGQGNLFFGRVLTQLAFLAGYDDTNVVKGETHGMAQMGGPVVSTFSCGAAISPTLLPGTADCLVSMEKSEVLRPGFLNTLRPGGMVLLADTEVLPHGVDEAMYPSTEAITDALAGYNVVIVDVLKAALELGDATGRIANVVMMGALSTLSPFDAFPEEFWFQALKNVSPKPAIWNANYAAFNAGKKLL; encoded by the coding sequence ATGAATCCAATCAAGAAATTGTGCACCAGTGAAGCCGGTAAAGCCACTGTCCTCCAGGGGAACATCGCCTTTGCGGTGGGATGTGTGCGGTCCGGTATTCATGCGGTGGACGGATATCCCGGAACACCGAGTACCGAGGTCATCGACAAGGGATTGAGCAATGTTCAGGATCTGATTGAAGTGGGCTGGTCCGTGAGCGAGGCGACAGCGGTGGCCGTTGCCCATGGTCATTCCATGGCTGGCAACGACTGTGTTGTCACCATGAAGATTCCGGGGTTGTTTCAGGCGGGTGACTTGCTGACGAGTTCGGCTTTTTTCACGGAGGAGCGTGGCGCGTTGGTTTACTACGTGGCCGCCGATTTCACCCCCAGTTCGACCCAGCATCTTGTTGACCCCCGGCCCTTGATTCGGAGTTCGTTCATCCCTGTTTTTGAGCCGCGCAACCATCAGGAATTGCACATCGCCAGTGAAATCGCTGCCAATATCAGCCGTGAGTACAGAACCCCCTGCGTGATTCTTGTCAGTGGCACCTTGTGTCACAGTGAAGGGCTGGTTCGTTTGACGGAGCAGAAGACCCGTGAGCGCGCCGCGGTGACGGTTCCGCTTAGCGAATTCAATACGTTGCCGGTGGTTGCCCGCAAGAATTATGATCTGGTGGTGACCGAGCGGTGGCCCGCCCTGAAAACCATGGCCGAACAAAGCCCGTTGAATGTCTGGGAAAAGGGTGCCGGAAAAGTCGGTATCATTACCTGTGGCGCAGGCGACATCATGGTTCGGGAAGTGCGACAGTCTTTGGGCAAGGATTTCGATATCCTGTCGCTCGGATTGACCGTGCCATTGCCCATGGAGCGGATTCGAGAATTTCATGCGGCCATTGACGGGCCGGTGTACGTGGTCGAAGACGGATATCGGTACCTTCAGGAAGCCATCGAGCGCGAGGGGCTGGCCGTTGTGGGCAAGGCGGAAACAGATACTCGTACCGAGTGGGACCCTGCATCGGTGTCCGCACTGTTGGGATATCCTTTGGAAGAAACTCTCGTTCACGGCGTGGAGCCGCTCAAACGGCCACCCATGATCTGTGCCGGATGTCCGTATCGGCTGTTTGGCGAAACCGTTCGTCAGATGAAGAAGAAAGGGGAAATCGAAGCCAGTTTCGGTGATATCGGCTGTAATACCCTGCTTCATTTCATGGATGCGGTTGACACGGGCTTGGCCATGGGGGCCAGCGAAGGCAACCGGATGGGATACGTCCTTGCCAATCCCGACAAGGCCGCCAAGTGCATCAGTGTGTTGGGAGATGGCACGGAGTGTCATAGCGGGTTGGACGCGACCAGGAACACGCTGTTCAGGAATGTCCCGGGCGTCAAGGTCATTCTCGATAACAACTGGACGGCCATGACAGGCGGTCAGCCTGGGCCGACTTCACCTGTGAACCTTGCCGGGCATGAGAATTCCTTTGATCTTCAGAAGACACTGGCCGCGCATGGCGCACAGGTCATCGAAGCGAGTGGATATGATCGCAAGGCCATTCGGCGCGGTTTGACCGAGGCTCTGGCCAATGCGGAGAAAGGCGAATTCACGACGCTCGTGGTCACGGGATCGTGCATCCGCAAGGTCCCAAAATCTGCCTACGGAACAAAGATGACCGTGAATGCGGATATCTGCAAACGGTGTGGATTGTGTCAGATCTGTCCGGGCATTCAGGCGGACAAGGACGGACTGCCGTCGTTCAATAATTTGTGTACCGGCTGTGTGAGCCAGGCCGCTGCCTGTGCCCAGATGTGTCCGGTCAAGGCCATCTCCGTGGCCGAACCATCCGAGACCGAAACCTCGGCCCGCGTCACGCTGCCGGATGCACCCGAGACATTGATCCTGCCGGAAAAGAGTGCGCTTTCACTTCCGGAACGTCTCGCTGTCGCCATTCGTGGTGTCGGCGGTCAGGGCAACCTTTTCTTTGGTCGCGTGTTGACGCAACTGGCGTTTTTGGCCGGATATGATGACACCAACGTGGTCAAGGGCGAGACCCACGGCATGGCCCAGATGGGCGGTCCGGTGGTGTCCACCTTCAGTTGTGGAGCAGCCATTTCACCGACCTTGTTGCCCGGTACGGCCGATTGTCTGGTCAGCATGGAAAAAAGTGAAGTGCTCCGGCCCGGCTTTTTGAACACGCTCCGTCCCGGCGGCATGGTTTTGCTGGCCGATACAGAGGTGCTTCCGCATGGTGTGGACGAGGCCATGTATCCGTCAACCGAAGCGATCACCGATGCGCTGGCAGGGTATAATGTCGTTATTGTCGATGTGCTCAAGGCCGCTTTGGAATTGGGTGACGCGACTGGTCGCATCGCAAATGTCGTCATGATGGGCGCATTGAGCACCCTGTCTCCATTTGATGCCTTCCCCGAGGAATTCTGGTTCCAGGCCCTCAAGAATGTCAGCCCCAAGCCCGCGATCTGGAACGCGAACTACGCTGCTTTCAATGCAGGGAAAAAACTCCTTTAG
- a CDS encoding acetate--CoA ligase family protein: MNVLPTESHTQSSHDAVTIQFDAISEIFRAAQEEGRDRLFEYEVYNLLSRSGAETPPKSILVPRGARSSDDELLALPGEKVVLKIVSPTIIHKTEVGGVRIVKKEPNAIRSAIRKIQYEVPENYAAEIERNVSLAPAKYRGLSGQELIAAISGDIKGVLLVQFMPPDSSSFGNELIVGLRNTREFGMILSAGLGGTDTELYAKRFRKGQAIVAASCELVDGEAFFAMFKKTISYRKLAGLTRGQRRVVTDEQLIECFNSFLEMGRKFSSTNPEADFIIEEMEINPYAFTNFLMVPLDGMCRFSLPGTRKNARPVVKIRNMLHPKKVGIIGVSATRQNFARTILHNMLESGMAREDVFILRDGVDSIDGVKCFPNLESLPEKMDLFVVGVAAKHVPALVNDVVRLDVAQSVMLIPGGLGETADSKEDAARVMAAIDEAHGTDDGGPIFIGANCMGVISRPGKYDTWFIPDEKFPRAKTTEYRRAALISQSGAFMVHRLSQTPALNPAYMLSMGNQTDLTLGDMMKYFKNSDEVDVIAIYAEGFNDLDGLEFCTAVREAVLAGKDVVFYKAGRTPEGKDATSGHTASLAGDYMVCESCVRQAGAIVAQTFTEFQDLFLMAETMADKKVTGNRLAAVSGCGFEAVGIADSIQSDDYKMSLASFSPQSRERIGEVLKAERLDSLVSVHNPLDINAGANDQTHVDMVKILAADENVDAVVIGLGPLGPTTKTLPGSEAFPMESDASVVNMIIETNKTMDKPLVGVVDGGEMFDPMRRTLNANGVLVFPVCDRAVACLAKFIESRLYADVLRQTAQA, encoded by the coding sequence ATGAACGTGCTGCCGACAGAATCGCATACCCAAAGTTCACATGATGCGGTTACCATACAGTTTGACGCCATATCCGAGATTTTTCGGGCGGCGCAGGAAGAAGGCCGAGATCGGCTTTTCGAATACGAAGTGTACAATTTGTTGAGTCGTTCCGGGGCGGAAACGCCGCCAAAGAGTATTCTCGTGCCCCGTGGTGCGCGGTCGTCAGATGACGAGTTGCTTGCCTTGCCCGGTGAAAAAGTCGTTCTCAAGATCGTGTCGCCGACCATTATCCACAAGACTGAAGTCGGCGGTGTGCGGATCGTGAAAAAGGAACCCAACGCCATCCGGTCGGCCATTCGAAAGATACAGTACGAAGTCCCTGAAAACTATGCGGCTGAAATCGAGCGGAACGTTAGCCTCGCACCTGCCAAGTATCGCGGTCTGTCCGGTCAGGAATTGATCGCCGCCATCAGTGGCGATATCAAGGGCGTTTTGCTGGTGCAATTCATGCCGCCGGACTCCAGTTCCTTTGGCAACGAGCTGATTGTTGGCCTGCGTAACACCCGGGAGTTCGGGATGATTCTCAGTGCCGGATTGGGTGGTACCGATACCGAGCTGTATGCCAAACGGTTCAGAAAGGGACAGGCCATTGTTGCGGCGTCCTGTGAACTGGTGGATGGCGAGGCCTTTTTCGCCATGTTCAAGAAAACCATTTCCTATCGCAAGCTCGCGGGCCTGACCCGTGGACAGCGACGGGTGGTCACGGACGAACAACTCATTGAATGTTTCAACTCCTTTCTCGAAATGGGACGGAAATTTTCGTCCACGAATCCGGAAGCGGATTTCATTATCGAGGAAATGGAGATCAACCCGTATGCCTTCACCAACTTCCTGATGGTCCCTCTGGATGGGATGTGTCGGTTCTCCCTGCCGGGAACGCGAAAGAATGCGCGGCCCGTGGTAAAGATTCGAAACATGCTGCATCCGAAAAAGGTCGGGATTATCGGCGTGTCGGCAACACGGCAGAATTTTGCACGAACCATCCTGCACAACATGCTTGAGAGCGGGATGGCCAGGGAAGATGTTTTCATCCTGCGCGATGGCGTTGACAGTATCGACGGGGTGAAGTGCTTCCCGAATCTTGAATCCCTGCCGGAAAAGATGGACCTGTTTGTGGTTGGCGTGGCCGCAAAGCATGTGCCCGCGTTGGTCAATGATGTGGTGCGGCTCGATGTTGCACAATCCGTGATGCTGATTCCCGGCGGACTCGGTGAAACCGCGGACAGCAAGGAAGATGCGGCCCGGGTCATGGCCGCCATTGACGAGGCCCACGGCACGGACGACGGCGGACCCATCTTCATCGGTGCCAATTGCATGGGGGTTATTTCCAGGCCGGGAAAATATGACACCTGGTTCATCCCGGACGAGAAATTCCCTCGCGCCAAGACCACGGAGTATCGTCGGGCTGCGCTTATCAGTCAGAGTGGCGCATTCATGGTCCATCGGTTGAGCCAGACTCCGGCCCTGAATCCCGCGTACATGCTGTCCATGGGCAACCAGACAGATCTTACCTTGGGCGACATGATGAAGTACTTCAAGAATTCTGATGAAGTCGATGTTATCGCCATCTATGCGGAAGGGTTCAACGATCTTGATGGACTCGAATTCTGTACCGCCGTTCGTGAGGCCGTCCTGGCCGGTAAGGACGTGGTTTTTTACAAGGCAGGTCGGACCCCGGAAGGCAAAGACGCCACCAGCGGCCATACCGCTTCCCTTGCCGGGGACTATATGGTCTGCGAATCCTGTGTGCGTCAGGCTGGAGCCATTGTTGCACAGACCTTTACGGAATTTCAGGATCTTTTCCTGATGGCCGAGACCATGGCCGACAAGAAAGTGACCGGCAATCGGCTGGCCGCTGTCAGTGGATGCGGATTCGAAGCCGTGGGTATTGCCGATTCGATTCAATCCGATGACTACAAGATGTCCTTGGCATCGTTTTCTCCGCAATCCCGAGAACGGATCGGTGAAGTGCTCAAGGCCGAGCGGTTGGATTCACTGGTGTCGGTTCACAATCCGTTGGATATCAATGCCGGGGCAAACGATCAGACCCACGTGGATATGGTGAAAATTCTGGCTGCTGACGAGAATGTGGACGCCGTGGTGATCGGGTTGGGACCGTTGGGACCGACCACCAAGACCCTGCCGGGTTCTGAGGCATTCCCCATGGAATCCGATGCCAGTGTGGTCAATATGATCATCGAGACGAACAAGACCATGGATAAGCCTTTGGTCGGTGTGGTGGACGGGGGCGAGATGTTCGACCCCATGCGCCGGACCCTGAACGCCAACGGCGTACTGGTTTTCCCGGTCTGTGATCGAGCCGTGGCTTGTCTGGCGAAATTCATTGAAAGCCGATTGTATGCGGACGTGCTCCGCCAGACGGCGCAGGCGTGA
- a CDS encoding LUD domain-containing protein codes for MASNARTAILSRLRAGKNSAYPEPVEPWFPESEKGKRSHAEVVDEFAERMEATWSTVLRCSLKDVIPTVRAVLQDHSLENLIQAPTTWIGQKIAEEWGDDDAELLYWDNENPDSKDILFATAKASITSVKAGIADEAAVLLWPDKVEPRLLSLVPPVYIAAVRTSEIYPSFSAAVEKFDWVERRPRNAVLISGPSKSADIENTLRVGIHGPVKLIVLIVDDSAV; via the coding sequence ATGGCAAGTAATGCGCGCACAGCGATTCTTTCACGGTTGAGAGCCGGGAAAAATAGTGCCTATCCCGAGCCTGTCGAGCCGTGGTTTCCCGAATCTGAAAAAGGAAAACGGTCCCACGCCGAGGTGGTGGACGAATTTGCCGAAAGAATGGAAGCGACCTGGAGCACCGTGCTTCGGTGTTCGCTCAAGGATGTTATTCCCACGGTCCGTGCTGTTTTGCAGGACCATTCGTTGGAGAATCTGATTCAGGCACCGACCACATGGATCGGGCAGAAAATCGCTGAGGAATGGGGCGATGATGACGCCGAATTGTTGTATTGGGACAATGAGAATCCCGACAGCAAGGACATCCTGTTCGCCACGGCCAAGGCCTCGATTACCAGTGTCAAAGCGGGTATCGCGGACGAAGCCGCCGTGCTGTTGTGGCCGGATAAGGTGGAGCCGAGGCTTCTGTCTCTGGTGCCTCCGGTGTACATCGCAGCCGTGCGGACTTCAGAAATATATCCGTCGTTTTCCGCAGCGGTTGAGAAATTCGACTGGGTGGAAAGACGGCCTCGGAATGCGGTCCTCATTTCGGGACCGTCCAAATCGGCTGATATTGAAAACACCCTGCGTGTCGGTATTCACGGGCCAGTCAAGCTGATCGTGCTGATTGTCGATGATTCTGCGGTGTAA
- a CDS encoding cation:proton antiporter — protein sequence MENDFHPRHTGFSMGIATDIILIVIVAFFCGIIAQRIGLPLILGYIGAGIILGPHTSGYTVSGVHEIELLAEIGIALLLFALGLEFSLKDLKPVKKIALIGTPLQMLLTIGLGYGMGHLMGLDWKSSIWLGAIVSFSSTMILLKTLMNQGWMGTLSSKVMIGMLIVQDLAVVPMMIILPELNDPVLGLPKLGFAALKAAGFIGGMILLGTRLLPWLMARIARLGSRELFLLAIAAIGLGVGYLTYLAGLSFAFGAFVAGMVLSESEYGHQALSDIIPLRDIFGLLFFSSVGMLFDPNFLVENSLDVLWLLAIVCVGKGLIFAMVASVFKYRNVVPLAVGLGLFQVGEFSFVLARLGLSTGSIDATLYSLVLTVTILSMVLTPFVSGQTARLYALKKRWFRHEALESSHLPPKGLHEHIVILGSGRIGQQVAHIFKRLQTPFVLVELDHRRFEAAKKDSLPAIYGDGSQEIVLDAAHIRTAKLLLITVPNLVTTGSIVHNAKRLNPDIDIIARSSSTENINTIKQLGISEAVLPEFEASLEMARQSLLHFHLSPMDIHRHTEKIRQELYSTWCDSADQYRELSQFRTAEHQFDLQWLDLAEHSPWAHKSIADNNIRRKTGASIVGLVHNGELLTNPDARHILVPGDRLAIIGNDEARQQCVRQSAPPSQSEAASSVA from the coding sequence CCCCCTGATTCTCGGGTATATTGGCGCAGGTATCATTCTCGGGCCGCATACCAGCGGTTACACGGTGTCCGGAGTCCACGAAATCGAACTGCTTGCCGAGATCGGTATCGCCCTGCTGCTTTTCGCACTGGGACTGGAATTTTCCTTGAAAGACCTCAAACCCGTCAAGAAAATAGCCCTGATCGGCACCCCTCTCCAAATGCTGCTCACCATCGGGCTGGGGTACGGAATGGGGCATCTCATGGGACTGGACTGGAAATCATCCATCTGGCTTGGGGCGATCGTCTCCTTTTCGAGTACCATGATTCTGCTCAAGACATTGATGAATCAGGGGTGGATGGGCACACTGTCCAGCAAGGTCATGATCGGGATGCTCATTGTTCAGGATCTGGCGGTCGTCCCGATGATGATTATTCTCCCCGAACTGAACGACCCAGTGCTCGGACTGCCCAAACTCGGATTCGCCGCGCTCAAGGCCGCCGGTTTCATCGGAGGGATGATTCTCCTCGGCACCCGCCTCCTGCCATGGCTCATGGCTCGTATTGCCCGGCTGGGATCGCGGGAGCTGTTCCTGCTCGCCATCGCGGCCATCGGTCTCGGAGTCGGCTACCTGACCTATCTCGCCGGGCTATCCTTTGCCTTTGGCGCATTTGTCGCGGGTATGGTCCTGAGTGAATCGGAATACGGTCATCAGGCCCTCAGTGATATCATTCCGTTGCGAGATATCTTCGGGCTGTTGTTCTTCTCGTCGGTCGGCATGTTGTTCGACCCCAATTTTCTGGTCGAGAATTCGCTTGATGTGCTCTGGCTTCTGGCCATTGTCTGCGTTGGAAAAGGACTCATTTTCGCCATGGTCGCGTCCGTCTTCAAATACCGAAATGTCGTCCCGCTGGCCGTTGGACTGGGACTATTTCAGGTGGGTGAATTCTCGTTTGTCCTCGCCCGACTCGGCCTGTCCACCGGGTCCATCGATGCGACCCTGTATTCGCTGGTCCTGACCGTCACCATCCTGTCCATGGTCCTGACCCCGTTCGTTTCCGGCCAGACCGCCCGACTCTACGCCTTGAAGAAACGGTGGTTTCGCCATGAAGCACTGGAATCAAGCCACCTTCCCCCAAAAGGATTACATGAGCACATCGTGATTTTGGGCAGTGGTCGTATCGGCCAGCAGGTCGCTCACATTTTCAAACGGTTACAGACCCCGTTTGTGTTGGTCGAACTGGACCACCGACGGTTCGAAGCAGCAAAAAAAGATTCACTCCCCGCAATCTATGGCGATGGGAGTCAGGAAATCGTGCTGGATGCCGCCCATATCCGAACCGCCAAGCTCCTGCTGATCACCGTCCCCAACCTCGTCACCACCGGGTCCATTGTCCACAATGCCAAAAGACTCAATCCCGACATTGACATCATTGCCCGATCGTCAAGCACCGAGAACATCAATACCATCAAGCAACTCGGGATTTCCGAAGCGGTCCTGCCCGAATTTGAAGCCAGTCTGGAAATGGCCCGACAATCCCTGCTGCATTTCCATCTTTCCCCAATGGACATTCATCGCCACACGGAAAAGATTCGACAGGAACTGTACTCGACATGGTGCGATTCTGCCGACCAATACCGAGAGTTATCCCAGTTCCGCACCGCCGAGCATCAATTCGACCTGCAATGGCTCGACCTTGCCGAACACAGCCCGTGGGCGCACAAATCCATCGCTGATAACAACATCCGTCGAAAGACCGGCGCATCCATTGTCGGGCTGGTTCACAACGGCGAACTGCTCACCAACCCGGACGCCCGACACATTCTTGTGCCCGGAGACAGACTTGCCATCATCGGCAATGACGAGGCCAGACAACAGTGTGTGCGTCAATCCGCACCACCAAGCCAGTCTGAAGCCGCGTCATCCGTTGCATGA
- a CDS encoding (Fe-S)-binding protein: protein MSSSNTSGIVNYFGTCLVDMCYPEYGMAGIKLLRREGLDVVYPEDQSCCGQPAYNSGYMDQTRKVALHQVEVFKDNEHPIIVPSGSCAAMMRYHYPRLFEGRPEYGMVCRFSKRIHELTQYLNATLKVQYEDKGAPKRVTWHSSCHAEREMHCVEDSKALLEQLENVTLVPLENEHECCGFGGTFSVKEPELSEAMVRDKAMYIEKTGVDLFIVGDCGCLMNIAGHLKKKNSPVKGVHIADFIWERING, encoded by the coding sequence ATGAGTTCAAGCAATACATCGGGAATCGTCAATTATTTCGGCACCTGCCTTGTTGACATGTGTTATCCCGAATACGGTATGGCCGGTATCAAACTCCTTCGTCGCGAAGGGCTGGATGTGGTGTATCCCGAGGATCAGAGCTGTTGCGGTCAGCCAGCCTACAACTCCGGCTACATGGACCAGACCCGCAAGGTCGCCCTGCATCAGGTTGAAGTCTTCAAGGACAACGAGCATCCGATTATCGTTCCTTCGGGATCGTGTGCGGCCATGATGCGGTACCATTACCCCCGGTTGTTCGAGGGACGGCCGGAGTATGGCATGGTCTGCCGGTTCTCCAAGCGGATCCACGAATTAACGCAATACCTCAATGCGACGCTGAAGGTTCAGTATGAAGACAAGGGCGCACCCAAACGCGTGACATGGCATTCGTCCTGTCACGCTGAACGGGAAATGCACTGTGTGGAAGACTCCAAGGCGCTGCTGGAGCAACTTGAAAATGTGACTCTCGTTCCTTTGGAAAATGAGCATGAATGTTGCGGCTTTGGTGGGACTTTTTCGGTCAAGGAGCCGGAGTTGTCCGAGGCCATGGTTCGGGACAAGGCCATGTACATCGAGAAAACCGGCGTCGATCTCTTTATTGTGGGCGACTGTGGATGTCTGATGAATATTGCCGGGCATTTGAAGAAAAAGAATTCACCCGTGAAAGGGGTCCACATTGCCGACTTCATCTGGGAGCGGATCAATGGGTAA
- a CDS encoding LutB/LldF family L-lactate oxidation iron-sulfur protein, whose protein sequence is MGNDHFTANVKKALSNKAQRGHLEFVMGNFRRGRASLFTDSDKTEAMRECIRDIKQRVVGRLPDVLERLEKECTANGVQVHWAETGEEASAIVLKIMQSVNGRTLVKSKSMVTEEIHLNDYLEKHDCVPMETDLGEFIIQLRKEPPFHIIAPALHVTKEQVGEAFTDNLGTEYTSDPDILQAEARKYLRERFRTADVGVTGVNFAVAETGTISVVENEGNARMCASVPKVHIAITGIEKVVERMVDLPLALRMLVGSATGQRISTYFNMVSGPRSEGHPEGPEQVHLVLLDNGRSNIHKDPELRQSLQCLRCGACINHCPIFKRIGGHAYDATYPGPIGTMIMPQLNGLDKHGYMAAASSLCGACSEVCPVMIPIPDIVRRLRVEGVDKAGVVQGHGTNRTFNETAAWSFWAKVMTSGGLRSMTRKTFAHTGQVMPAWGPLKAWTDSRVRPEFASKGMLDLLKEEDNGK, encoded by the coding sequence ATGGGTAACGACCACTTCACCGCCAATGTGAAAAAGGCCCTGTCGAACAAGGCGCAACGCGGTCATCTCGAATTTGTCATGGGCAATTTCCGGCGAGGCCGGGCCAGTCTGTTCACGGATTCCGACAAGACCGAAGCCATGCGCGAATGTATTCGGGATATCAAACAGCGTGTTGTGGGCCGATTGCCAGACGTGCTGGAACGACTGGAAAAGGAGTGTACGGCAAACGGTGTTCAGGTGCATTGGGCGGAAACCGGCGAAGAGGCCAGTGCCATTGTCCTGAAGATCATGCAGAGCGTGAATGGTCGGACGTTGGTCAAGAGCAAGTCCATGGTCACCGAGGAAATCCACCTCAATGACTATCTGGAAAAACATGACTGTGTGCCCATGGAAACTGATTTGGGTGAATTCATCATTCAGCTCAGGAAAGAACCGCCATTTCACATCATTGCTCCGGCCCTGCATGTGACCAAGGAGCAGGTTGGCGAGGCGTTTACGGATAATTTGGGCACTGAATATACCAGTGACCCGGACATCCTTCAGGCCGAGGCGCGCAAGTATCTGCGGGAACGGTTCCGAACGGCTGACGTGGGCGTGACTGGTGTCAATTTCGCGGTGGCGGAAACCGGCACCATTTCCGTGGTTGAAAATGAGGGGAACGCCCGGATGTGCGCGTCTGTTCCCAAGGTGCATATCGCCATCACCGGCATTGAAAAAGTCGTGGAGCGGATGGTTGATTTGCCGCTCGCCCTGCGGATGCTTGTTGGTTCGGCCACGGGCCAGCGTATCAGCACCTATTTCAACATGGTCAGTGGTCCCCGCTCCGAGGGGCATCCCGAAGGGCCTGAACAGGTCCATCTGGTGTTGTTGGACAACGGACGATCCAATATCCACAAAGACCCGGAATTGCGGCAGAGTCTGCAATGTCTGCGGTGTGGAGCCTGCATCAACCATTGTCCCATTTTCAAACGGATTGGTGGTCATGCCTATGATGCCACTTATCCCGGTCCCATCGGGACCATGATCATGCCCCAGCTCAATGGGCTGGATAAACATGGATATATGGCGGCCGCATCGTCTTTGTGCGGTGCCTGTAGCGAAGTTTGTCCCGTGATGATTCCCATTCCTGACATTGTTCGTCGGTTGCGGGTTGAAGGCGTTGACAAGGCCGGGGTCGTGCAGGGGCATGGAACCAACCGGACGTTCAATGAAACCGCAGCCTGGAGTTTCTGGGCCAAGGTCATGACGTCTGGCGGTCTGCGGTCCATGACCCGGAAGACCTTTGCCCACACCGGGCAGGTCATGCCCGCATGGGGCCCGCTCAAGGCGTGGACAGACAGCCGTGTCCGTCCCGAATTCGCCTCAAAAGGAATGCTCGATTTGCTCAAGGAGGAAGACAATGGCAAGTAA